From a single Methanofollis sp. W23 genomic region:
- a CDS encoding ferredoxin-thioredoxin reductase catalytic domain-containing protein encodes MTEEVSEAEVEEAYRRLDREAGAGGYHLNPDAAFVKGLVRGLLVNERRYGYPACPCRLSTGEKEADLDIVCPCDYRDPDLTEHDACYCALYVSGAVAAGEKAVGPVPERRAPGGPAKRVADQTAPLAGPLQYPVHRCRVCGYLCARDDPPEVCPICRAKKDRFERFL; translated from the coding sequence GTGACCGAGGAGGTCAGCGAGGCGGAGGTCGAGGAGGCGTACCGCCGCCTGGACCGCGAAGCCGGGGCCGGGGGTTACCATCTCAATCCTGACGCCGCGTTCGTGAAGGGACTGGTGAGGGGTCTCCTGGTCAATGAACGCCGGTACGGCTACCCGGCATGTCCGTGCCGCCTCAGCACCGGGGAGAAGGAGGCCGACCTCGACATCGTCTGCCCGTGCGACTACCGCGACCCCGACCTCACCGAACACGACGCCTGCTACTGTGCCCTCTATGTCTCGGGGGCGGTCGCCGCCGGGGAGAAGGCGGTCGGGCCGGTGCCAGAACGCCGCGCTCCCGGGGGACCGGCGAAGCGTGTCGCAGACCAGACGGCACCACTCGCCGGTCCGCTCCAGTACCCGGTCCATAGGTGCCGGGTCTGCGGCTACCTGTGTGCGAGAGACGACCCCCCCGAGGTCTGCCCGATCTGCCGGGCGAAGAAGGACCGGTTCGAGCGGTTCCTGTGA
- a CDS encoding DUF1622 domain-containing protein — protein MSLALLVEVYRLAAESLSFAGALVIIYGGIRAIVRTLQKEVLKKPFKYHDIRLGFTAKIVFGLDFLIASDILLTLIAPSQEELLILGATVIIRTILGYFLTKEAQEFVFD, from the coding sequence ATGAGTCTTGCGCTCCTCGTCGAGGTCTACCGACTTGCTGCAGAGAGCCTGAGCTTTGCAGGGGCACTCGTGATCATCTACGGCGGCATCAGGGCCATCGTGAGGACGCTGCAGAAAGAGGTGCTCAAAAAACCATTCAAGTATCACGACATCAGGCTCGGGTTCACCGCCAAGATTGTCTTCGGCCTCGACTTCCTCATCGCTTCAGACATCCTTCTCACCCTCATCGCTCCGAGCCAGGAGGAACTGCTCATCCTCGGGGCGACGGTCATCATCAGAACGATCCTCGGATATTTTCTTACAAAAGAGGCACAGGAATTTGTGTTCGATTGA
- a CDS encoding iron ABC transporter substrate-binding protein, which yields MSRHTILYLCISAALLACLCIAGCTGTQQGGATVQDGSDDAETVTITDGAGREVTVPATVEHVACSGSGCLRYLTYLDAQDRIVGVDDIEQREEPMDARPYFLANPQFKDYPLIGEFRGHDDPEKILALQPDVIFKTMATSGYDPDELQQKTGIPVVVLNYGDLSFQRAHFYQSLRTMGQVLGTDERAEEVIAFFDERIADLDARTKDVPESEKTSAYVGGIAYRGPHGLQSTETSYPPFIFVNAVNVAYDTSKAPEEQLQTGTPVAKEKILEWNPDVIFVDLSSLQLTDGSSAIDELKNDPSYAGLTAKKNGEVYGVLPYNWYNQNQGSILADAYYVGKVLYPDQFADIDPAAEADEIYTFLVKKPVFGEMNKGFQDLAFTKLNI from the coding sequence GTGTCACGACACACCATTCTGTATCTCTGCATATCGGCAGCCCTTCTGGCATGCCTCTGCATTGCAGGCTGTACCGGAACCCAGCAAGGCGGCGCCACCGTCCAGGACGGTTCTGACGACGCGGAAACCGTCACCATCACCGACGGCGCTGGCCGCGAGGTGACCGTCCCCGCCACTGTCGAGCATGTCGCCTGTTCAGGTTCTGGGTGCCTGCGCTACCTCACCTACCTCGACGCCCAGGACCGGATCGTCGGCGTCGACGACATCGAACAGCGTGAAGAGCCCATGGACGCCCGCCCGTACTTCCTTGCCAACCCCCAGTTCAAGGACTACCCCCTCATCGGTGAGTTCAGGGGCCACGACGACCCCGAGAAGATCCTCGCCCTCCAACCGGACGTAATCTTCAAGACCATGGCCACCTCAGGCTACGACCCCGACGAACTCCAGCAGAAGACCGGGATCCCTGTCGTCGTCCTCAACTACGGCGACCTGAGCTTCCAGAGAGCCCACTTCTACCAGTCGCTGCGGACGATGGGCCAGGTACTCGGCACCGACGAGCGTGCCGAAGAGGTGATCGCCTTCTTCGACGAGCGGATCGCCGACCTGGATGCCAGGACCAAGGACGTTCCCGAAAGTGAGAAGACCAGCGCCTATGTCGGTGGGATCGCCTACCGCGGCCCGCACGGGCTCCAGTCCACCGAGACATCCTACCCGCCCTTCATCTTCGTGAACGCCGTCAACGTCGCCTACGACACCTCGAAGGCCCCTGAAGAGCAGCTCCAGACCGGCACGCCGGTCGCAAAGGAGAAGATCCTTGAGTGGAACCCCGACGTCATCTTCGTCGACCTTTCAAGCCTCCAGCTCACCGACGGCTCCAGCGCCATCGACGAACTGAAGAACGACCCCTCGTACGCCGGGCTCACGGCAAAGAAGAACGGCGAGGTCTACGGAGTCCTCCCGTACAACTGGTACAACCAGAACCAGGGCTCCATCCTGGCCGACGCCTACTATGTCGGCAAGGTGCTGTACCCCGACCAGTTCGCCGACATCGACCCGGCCGCCGAGGCCGACGAGATCTACACCTTCCTGGTGAAGAAACCGGTCTTTGGCGAGATGAACAAAGGCTTCCAGGACCTTGCATTCACGAAACTGAATATCTGA
- a CDS encoding iron ABC transporter permease yields MHLADGEVPQEYLHYTGRKISAILGGVILLILLLILSISVGAVWIPPTEVATALVSGLIERVSGLLNLSFPNPLAGQVTQMNDSIIWNIRLPQALAGIAAGLGLSVAGVAMQSILRNPLGSPYTLGISNAAAFGAAFSVMILGAGTMQSTGTSVNISNPYLTTISAFAFALLATLVILAISKMRRTSPEVMVLAGVALGSLFTAGTMFLQYFADDNQLAAMVFWTFGDLGRASWNELPIIAIPVILAAVYFYFNSWNYNAIDAGDETAKGLGVNVERIRLVGMLLASMVTAIVVAFLGVIGFVGLVCPHMVRRVIGDDHRFLIPGACVAGAVLLLAADTVARVMLAPHILPVAILTAFMGAPVFLYLLVRGYARC; encoded by the coding sequence ATGCATCTTGCTGACGGGGAGGTTCCCCAGGAATATCTCCATTACACCGGCCGGAAGATCTCGGCCATCCTCGGAGGAGTGATCCTCCTCATCCTCCTTCTCATCCTCTCCATCTCGGTGGGCGCAGTCTGGATCCCGCCGACCGAGGTGGCGACCGCCCTTGTCTCCGGGCTGATCGAACGGGTCAGCGGCCTCCTCAACCTCTCGTTCCCGAACCCCCTCGCCGGCCAGGTCACCCAGATGAACGACTCGATCATCTGGAACATCAGGCTCCCCCAGGCTCTGGCAGGGATCGCGGCCGGGCTCGGGCTCTCGGTCGCCGGCGTGGCCATGCAGTCGATCCTCAGGAACCCGCTCGGCTCGCCCTACACCCTCGGGATCTCCAATGCCGCCGCCTTTGGGGCGGCCTTCTCGGTGATGATCCTCGGGGCCGGGACGATGCAGAGCACCGGCACCTCGGTGAACATCTCCAACCCCTACCTCACTACCATCTCGGCCTTCGCCTTCGCCCTCCTCGCCACCCTCGTGATCCTGGCCATCTCCAAGATGCGACGGACCTCGCCAGAGGTGATGGTCCTTGCCGGCGTCGCCCTCGGTTCGCTCTTCACCGCGGGGACGATGTTCCTGCAGTACTTTGCCGACGACAACCAGCTTGCCGCGATGGTCTTCTGGACCTTCGGCGACCTGGGCCGGGCAAGCTGGAACGAACTTCCCATCATCGCCATCCCGGTCATCCTTGCGGCGGTGTACTTCTACTTTAACAGCTGGAACTACAATGCCATCGACGCCGGGGACGAGACCGCCAAGGGGCTCGGCGTCAACGTGGAACGGATCCGGCTCGTCGGGATGCTCCTTGCCTCCATGGTCACCGCCATCGTCGTCGCCTTCCTCGGGGTGATCGGATTTGTCGGGCTGGTCTGCCCGCACATGGTGAGGCGGGTCATCGGCGACGACCACCGGTTCCTCATCCCCGGCGCCTGTGTCGCGGGAGCCGTGCTTCTCCTCGCCGCCGACACCGTGGCCAGGGTCATGCTCGCCCCCCACATCCTGCCGGTGGCGATCCTCACCGCGTTCATGGGCGCTCCGGTCTTCCTGTATCTGCTTGTACGGGGGTATGCACGATGTTGA
- a CDS encoding HAD family hydrolase, whose protein sequence is MQETFGPGDQAIRHVLFDMDNTLWDFVGAKREACRAVVEDFGEGEAEALYQYFRRPGVGYEDLQNIRDYLAGFSAEREAYGRACWVYEHTKLTSIRLFDGVEETLEAIAGAGLTMAVVTDAYSFQAMARLEEVGVRNYFSYLVTPDLTGRKKPDPTQFRCALHALSADPAETMVVGDSIRREVAPARALGMQAAYALYGDHSEGPEPICRPDYVLEDIRDLLPALGI, encoded by the coding sequence ATGCAGGAAACTTTCGGCCCTGGGGATCAGGCGATAAGGCACGTCCTCTTCGACATGGACAACACGCTCTGGGATTTTGTCGGCGCAAAGAGGGAGGCGTGCCGGGCGGTGGTCGAGGACTTTGGGGAGGGCGAGGCCGAAGCGCTCTACCAGTACTTCAGGCGCCCGGGCGTGGGCTACGAGGACCTGCAAAATATCAGGGACTATCTTGCCGGGTTCAGCGCCGAGAGAGAGGCCTATGGCCGCGCCTGCTGGGTCTACGAACACACAAAACTCACCTCGATAAGGCTCTTCGACGGGGTGGAGGAGACGCTTGAGGCCATCGCCGGTGCCGGTCTCACCATGGCCGTCGTCACCGATGCCTATTCCTTCCAGGCGATGGCGCGACTCGAAGAGGTCGGGGTCAGGAACTATTTTTCCTATCTTGTCACTCCTGACCTGACCGGCCGCAAAAAACCCGACCCCACACAGTTTCGGTGCGCCCTTCATGCCCTCTCCGCCGACCCGGCCGAGACGATGGTCGTCGGCGACAGCATCCGCCGCGAGGTCGCCCCCGCCAGGGCACTTGGGATGCAGGCGGCCTATGCGTTGTACGGCGATCACAGCGAGGGGCCTGAACCCATCTGCAGGCCCGACTATGTGCTTGAGGATATCAGGGACCTCCTCCCGGCCCTTGGGATCTGA
- a CDS encoding glutaredoxin family protein, producing MDLIHVDGKNKGRVMLYALSTCGWCAKTKDLLKSLGVEYDYLFVDRLSKEEMEKVYTEMVNRYNPMGSFPTLVINGRTIVGYQEDEIREALV from the coding sequence ATGGACCTGATACATGTCGATGGCAAGAACAAGGGGAGGGTCATGCTCTATGCCCTGAGCACCTGCGGGTGGTGTGCAAAGACCAAAGACCTTCTTAAATCGCTTGGCGTGGAATATGACTACCTCTTTGTCGACCGTCTCTCTAAGGAGGAGATGGAGAAGGTCTACACCGAGATGGTCAACCGCTACAACCCGATGGGGTCGTTTCCCACGCTGGTGATCAATGGCAGGACGATCGTGGGCTACCAGGAGGACGAGATCAGGGAGGCGCTGGTGTGA
- a CDS encoding ABC transporter ATP-binding protein — protein MLIEVSDVRFEYNSRAVLEDVEFSVEIGQIVSIMGPNGVGKTTLLKCMNAILRPKAGTVMVGDDDVLGLEQLEIAKRIGYVPQRCETGRLTAFDAILLGRRPYIRWKVTEHDLKLVDAAIKRLCLEDLSLRFIDEMSGGELQKVSIARALVQEPRVLLLDEPTSSLDLRNQIEIMDTVREAVTTHDVAAVLTMHDLNTALRYSDRFIFLKGGTIYAAGGPEIVTPEVIAAVYGVPVEVETHRGFPLVIPAI, from the coding sequence ATGTTGATTGAAGTATCAGATGTCAGGTTCGAGTACAACTCGAGGGCCGTCCTCGAGGACGTGGAGTTCTCAGTCGAGATCGGACAGATCGTCTCGATCATGGGCCCTAACGGCGTCGGGAAGACAACGTTGCTCAAGTGCATGAATGCCATCCTCCGCCCGAAAGCCGGGACAGTGATGGTCGGCGACGACGATGTCCTCGGCCTCGAACAACTCGAGATCGCAAAGCGGATCGGCTACGTCCCGCAGCGGTGCGAGACCGGGCGGCTCACCGCCTTTGATGCGATCCTGCTTGGCCGGCGCCCGTATATCCGCTGGAAGGTGACCGAGCACGACCTCAAACTCGTCGACGCGGCGATCAAGAGGCTCTGCCTCGAAGACCTCTCGCTCAGGTTCATCGACGAGATGAGCGGCGGTGAACTCCAGAAGGTGAGCATCGCACGGGCTCTGGTCCAGGAGCCCAGGGTGCTCCTCCTCGACGAACCCACGAGCAGTCTCGACCTGCGCAACCAGATCGAGATCATGGACACCGTGCGTGAGGCGGTCACCACTCATGACGTCGCCGCGGTCCTCACCATGCACGACCTCAACACCGCCCTGAGATACTCGGACCGCTTTATCTTCCTCAAGGGCGGGACGATCTATGCCGCCGGGGGCCCCGAGATCGTGACCCCCGAGGTCATCGCCGCCGTCTATGGGGTGCCGGTTGAGGTGGAGACCCACCGTGGGTTCCCGCTCGTGATCCCGGCCATCTAA